Proteins co-encoded in one bacterium genomic window:
- the grpE gene encoding nucleotide exchange factor GrpE, whose protein sequence is MNGEGGREPEFEILEIVGVEEPESAARRHAPAGPAVASPTGPQPVRRPPIAEAELARHAAARMLLKEMLPSLEALENCIRQRPDHERLEQGVRIALRGLLDVFRAHKLERIEGDGMPFDPRFHEAAEITPSARVPVNTVLETLRPGYMLGGELVRPALVRVSVEERPAGPARNGR, encoded by the coding sequence GTGAACGGAGAGGGCGGCCGCGAGCCCGAGTTCGAAATCCTGGAAATCGTCGGCGTCGAGGAGCCGGAGAGCGCGGCCCGCCGCCACGCGCCGGCCGGTCCGGCCGTCGCGTCGCCCACCGGCCCGCAGCCGGTCCGCCGGCCGCCGATCGCCGAGGCGGAGCTGGCGCGGCACGCCGCCGCCCGGATGCTGCTCAAGGAGATGCTTCCCTCGCTCGAGGCGCTCGAGAACTGCATTCGGCAGCGGCCCGACCACGAACGGCTGGAGCAAGGCGTGCGGATCGCGCTGCGGGGACTGCTCGACGTCTTCCGCGCGCACAAGCTGGAGCGGATCGAAGGGGACGGCATGCCGTTCGATCCGCGCTTCCACGAGGCGGCCGAGATCACGCCGAGCGCGCGCGTCCCGGTGAACACCGTGCTCGAGACGCTGCGGCCCGGCTACATGCTGGGGGGCGAGTTGGTCAGGCCGGCGTTGGTGCGCGTCTCGGTCGAGGAACGGCCCGCGGGGCCGGCGAGGAACGGTCGATGA
- the hrcA gene encoding heat-inducible transcriptional repressor HrcA → MLTAEQLRPALDQRSLEVLRIVVREHVRTGAPVSSRGVARLHPERLSPATIRSLMAELTERGYLEQPHTSAGRVPTDRGYRTFVDGVLAVGRRLAPGEARRIEEMLVSSRQAEEVFARAGRLLGALSKQVAVVVPPDVEAATLEHVDFVRVAPRRMVAVFVARGGVVLHRFVELDEELTQEDLDRAAGRLAEHLEGLTLPEARRRLASSLRADEEFAGRLGRETSALLLRLLESPFPGEEGAVIVDGASRLLDAPEFGDVQRLKDLLRTIEEKSRLVRLLDDCLASPGVTVIIGSEAKDPQLAAAALVASPYRAASERFGLVGVLGPRRMEYARAVALVDHVARTLSALLDENGRPRPREES, encoded by the coding sequence GTGCTGACCGCGGAACAACTTCGTCCGGCGCTGGACCAGCGATCGCTCGAGGTCCTGAGGATCGTCGTGCGGGAGCACGTCCGCACCGGCGCGCCGGTCAGTTCGCGCGGCGTCGCCCGCCTCCATCCCGAACGGCTCTCTCCGGCGACGATCCGCAGCCTGATGGCCGAGCTGACCGAGCGCGGCTACCTCGAGCAACCCCACACGTCGGCCGGACGCGTCCCCACGGACCGCGGCTACCGCACGTTCGTGGACGGCGTCCTCGCCGTCGGCCGACGGCTGGCGCCGGGCGAGGCGCGCCGGATCGAGGAGATGCTCGTCTCCTCGCGCCAGGCGGAGGAGGTCTTCGCCCGCGCGGGTCGGCTGCTCGGCGCCCTCTCCAAGCAGGTGGCGGTCGTCGTCCCGCCGGACGTCGAGGCGGCGACGCTCGAGCACGTGGACTTCGTGCGGGTCGCGCCGCGACGCATGGTCGCGGTCTTCGTCGCCCGCGGCGGCGTCGTGCTGCACCGCTTCGTCGAACTGGACGAGGAGCTGACGCAGGAAGATCTCGACCGGGCGGCCGGCCGGCTGGCCGAGCATCTGGAAGGGCTGACGCTCCCCGAGGCGCGGCGTCGCCTCGCGTCGTCGCTCCGCGCCGACGAGGAGTTCGCCGGACGTCTGGGGCGGGAGACGTCGGCGCTGCTGCTGCGGCTGCTCGAGTCGCCGTTCCCGGGGGAAGAAGGGGCGGTGATCGTGGACGGCGCCTCGCGCCTGCTCGACGCGCCCGAGTTCGGCGACGTGCAGCGGCTCAAGGATCTGCTGCGGACGATCGAAGAGAAGTCGCGCCTGGTGCGGCTGCTGGACGACTGCCTCGCCTCGCCGGGCGTGACCGTGATCATCGGCTCGGAGGCCAAGGATCCCCAACTGGCGGCGGCGGCGCTCGTCGCCAGCCCCTACCGCGCGGCGTCCGAGCGGTTCGGGCTGGTCGGCGTGCTCGGCCCCCGGCGGATGGAATACGCGCGGGCGGTGGCGCTGGTCGACCACGTCGCCCGCACGTTGTCGGCGTTGCTGGACGAGAACGGCCGGCCGCGCCCTCGGGAGGAATCGTGA
- the prfB gene encoding peptide chain release factor 2 (programmed frameshift) translates to MRDDLLDIWSKLTKRAEPLRGYFDTSAAEKQLAEIDERLTDSGIWNDQQKAAELNRQRSGLAARRDRGKNLGALLGDGEALVELGREGEAVDDELAATLDRLEKAIIDVEVATMLSGEEDHHDAIIDIHSGAGGVDAQDWAEMLLRMYVLWAERSGYKTELIDRLDGEGAGIKSGTLRVLGPDAFGWLKAERGVHRLVRISPFDANARRQTSFAAVDVIPEVDDTIEIKIEDKDLRVDTYRSSGAGGQHVNVTDSAVRLTHLPTGIVVTCQDERSQPRNREKAMHVLRARLYQRAVEEREAERAKAQGQKMEINFGSQIRSYVLAPYRLVKDHRTSFEMGDVDRVLNGDITGFMKAYLLSRAE, encoded by the exons ATGCGTGACGACCTTCTCGACATCTGGAGCAAGCTGACGAAGCGGGCCGAGCCGCTGCGGGGGTAT TTTGACACTTCCGCGGCGGAGAAGCAGCTCGCCGAAATCGACGAGCGTCTGACCGACTCCGGCATCTGGAACGACCAGCAGAAGGCGGCGGAGCTGAACCGCCAACGCTCGGGGCTCGCGGCGCGGCGCGACCGCGGCAAGAACCTCGGCGCGTTGCTCGGGGACGGCGAAGCGCTCGTCGAACTGGGCCGCGAAGGCGAAGCCGTGGACGACGAGCTCGCCGCGACGCTCGACCGGCTCGAGAAGGCGATCATCGACGTCGAAGTGGCGACGATGCTCTCCGGCGAGGAGGACCACCACGACGCGATCATCGACATCCACTCCGGCGCGGGGGGCGTGGACGCGCAGGACTGGGCCGAGATGCTGCTGCGGATGTACGTCCTCTGGGCGGAGCGGAGCGGCTACAAGACCGAGCTGATCGACCGGCTCGACGGCGAAGGGGCGGGGATCAAGAGCGGCACGCTGCGCGTGCTCGGCCCCGACGCGTTCGGCTGGCTGAAGGCGGAACGCGGCGTCCACCGGCTGGTCCGGATCAGCCCGTTCGACGCCAACGCCCGGCGGCAGACGTCGTTCGCGGCGGTGGACGTCATCCCCGAAGTCGACGACACGATCGAGATCAAGATCGAGGACAAGGATCTGCGGGTCGATACCTACCGTTCCTCGGGCGCGGGCGGCCAGCACGTCAACGTCACCGACAGCGCGGTGCGGCTGACCCACTTGCCGACCGGGATCGTCGTCACCTGCCAGGACGAGCGGAGCCAGCCGCGCAACCGCGAGAAGGCGATGCACGTCCTGCGCGCCCGCCTCTACCAGCGGGCCGTCGAGGAGCGGGAAGCCGAGCGGGCCAAGGCGCAGGGCCAGAAGATGGAGATCAACTTCGGCAGCCAGATCCGCAGTTACGTCCTCGCCCCGTACCGGCTGGTCAAGGACCACCGGACGTCGTTCGAAATGGGGGACGTCGACCGCGTGCTGAACGGGGACATCACCGGGTTCATGAAGGCGTACCTGCTGTCCCGCGCCGAGTGA
- the lnt gene encoding apolipoprotein N-acyltransferase, producing MKIPFLSRRPATGRAPRAARWGQTWLGGPARLALAPLAGAALALSFPTPGFWPLAPAALGALFALFVTAAPRRAFCEGLLGGGVFTALLCRWFASVLIDFTSLGRGVAVAACVLAGLIIGTLIGALAWFVARIAARRGRGVALAFAPPLWLALDALRETFPFPFPWGSLGAAWASSPVGPPVAAVVGVYGLSLALLYGAALCAALYLGRRRAALAGLGVWAGLMLGLALGGQAAQNRLGRGPELRVAAVQASLGEAGDPLGHWDAYEKLTREAAQRGAKFVVWPESAVPFRIDDDAAYRAKIEGLARELGVDVVVGSVTAAPAGGYHNSDALVSADGLLGGVQPKRRLVPFGEYLPLRPLFGRVPVIAWEMGEDFKPGDRTVVLAGRHAKVGALVCYEGAYPALAADLAERGAQILANTTNDSWFGASAGPPQHLRHVLLRAAETGRPMVRAANSGVSAIVDRRGRVVASLPIGARGTIVANVELGAGVPPGAAVGGGVETACAIVAAAAILAGFALGRAPRRAPVPDISNDVPAPAPARGEGPNNA from the coding sequence ATGAAAATTCCATTCCTTTCGCGACGTCCCGCGACCGGCCGCGCCCCGCGCGCGGCGCGGTGGGGGCAGACGTGGCTCGGCGGCCCGGCGCGGCTGGCGCTGGCGCCGCTCGCCGGCGCCGCGCTGGCCCTTTCGTTTCCGACGCCCGGCTTCTGGCCGCTCGCGCCGGCGGCGCTCGGCGCGCTCTTCGCGCTCTTCGTCACCGCCGCCCCGCGGCGCGCCTTCTGCGAAGGGCTGCTCGGCGGCGGCGTCTTCACCGCGCTCCTCTGCCGCTGGTTCGCCTCGGTCCTGATCGACTTCACCTCGCTTGGCCGCGGCGTCGCCGTCGCGGCCTGCGTTCTCGCCGGACTGATCATCGGCACGCTGATCGGCGCCTTGGCGTGGTTCGTCGCAAGGATCGCCGCGCGGCGCGGCCGCGGCGTCGCGCTCGCGTTCGCGCCGCCGCTCTGGCTTGCCCTGGACGCGCTGCGGGAGACGTTTCCGTTCCCGTTCCCCTGGGGCTCGCTCGGCGCGGCGTGGGCGTCGTCGCCGGTCGGTCCGCCCGTCGCCGCGGTCGTCGGCGTCTACGGCCTCTCGCTCGCGCTCCTTTACGGCGCCGCGCTTTGCGCCGCGCTCTATCTCGGGCGGCGCCGCGCGGCGCTGGCCGGGCTCGGCGTCTGGGCGGGGCTGATGCTCGGGCTTGCGCTCGGCGGGCAGGCGGCGCAGAACCGGCTGGGGCGCGGCCCCGAGCTGCGGGTCGCCGCGGTGCAGGCGTCGCTCGGCGAAGCCGGCGATCCGCTCGGTCATTGGGACGCCTACGAGAAGCTGACGCGCGAGGCGGCCCAGCGCGGCGCGAAGTTCGTCGTTTGGCCCGAGTCGGCGGTCCCGTTCCGGATCGACGACGACGCGGCCTACCGCGCGAAGATCGAAGGGCTGGCGCGCGAACTGGGCGTGGACGTGGTCGTCGGTTCGGTGACCGCGGCGCCGGCGGGCGGCTACCACAACAGCGACGCCCTCGTCTCGGCCGACGGCCTCCTCGGCGGCGTGCAGCCGAAGCGGCGGCTCGTCCCGTTCGGCGAGTACCTGCCGCTGCGGCCGCTCTTCGGGCGGGTGCCGGTCATCGCTTGGGAGATGGGCGAGGACTTCAAGCCGGGGGACCGCACCGTGGTTCTCGCGGGGCGGCACGCCAAGGTCGGCGCGCTCGTCTGCTACGAGGGCGCCTACCCCGCGCTCGCCGCGGACCTCGCGGAGCGGGGGGCGCAGATCCTGGCCAACACGACGAACGACTCGTGGTTCGGCGCCTCGGCCGGCCCGCCGCAGCATCTGCGGCACGTGCTGCTGCGCGCGGCGGAGACCGGCCGGCCGATGGTCCGCGCGGCGAACAGCGGCGTGTCGGCGATCGTCGATCGGCGCGGACGGGTCGTCGCCTCCTTGCCGATCGGCGCGCGGGGCACGATCGTCGCCAACGTGGAGCTCGGCGCGGGCGTCCCGCCCGGGGCGGCGGTCGGCGGAGGGGTCGAGACGGCCTGTGCTATAGTCGCCGCCGCCGCGATTCTCGCCGGTTTCGCGCTGGGCCGCGCGCCGCGGCGCGCGCCCGTTCCGGACATATCAAACGACGTTCCCGCGCCCGCGCCGGCGCGGGGCGAAGGACCGAACAATGCGTGA